A genomic region of Streptococcus suis contains the following coding sequences:
- a CDS encoding peptide chain release factor 3, translated as MSLQEEIKKRRTFAIISHPDAGKTTITEQLLYFGGEIREAGTVKGKKTGNFAKSDWMDIEKQRGISVTSSVMQFDYAGKRVNILDTPGHEDFSEDTYRTLMAVDAAVMVVDSAKGIEAQTKKLFEVVKHRNIPVFTFINKLDRDGREPLDLLQELEEVLGIASYPMNWPIGMGKSFEGLYDLHNKRLELYRGDERFASLDEGDKLFGSNPFYAQVLDDIELLAEAGNEFSEQAILDGDLTPVFFGSALTNFGVQTFLDTFLEFAPEPHGHKTTTGDVIDPLNKDFSGFVFKIQANMDPRHRDRIAFVRVVSGEFERGMAVNLPRTGKGAKLSNVTQFMAESRENVENAVAGDIIGVYDTGTYQVGDTLTVGKNKFEFEPLPTFTPEIFMKVSAKNVMKQKSFHKGIEQLVQEGAIQLYKNYQTGEYMLGAVGQLQFEVFKHRMEGEYNAEVVMTPMGKKTVRWIKPEDLDERMSSSRNILAKDRFDQPVFLFENDFALRWFADKYPDVELEEKM; from the coding sequence ATGTCACTACAAGAAGAAATCAAGAAACGCCGCACCTTTGCGATTATCTCTCACCCGGACGCGGGTAAGACCACCATTACCGAGCAGTTGCTCTACTTTGGGGGTGAGATTCGTGAAGCAGGTACGGTCAAGGGGAAAAAGACTGGTAATTTTGCCAAGTCTGACTGGATGGATATTGAGAAACAACGTGGTATCTCTGTTACCTCCTCTGTTATGCAGTTTGACTACGCAGGCAAGCGTGTCAATATCTTGGATACACCAGGGCACGAGGACTTCTCTGAGGATACCTATCGTACCTTGATGGCGGTGGATGCGGCTGTCATGGTGGTGGACTCTGCCAAAGGTATCGAGGCCCAGACCAAAAAGCTCTTTGAGGTTGTGAAGCACCGCAACATTCCTGTTTTCACTTTTATCAACAAGTTGGACCGTGATGGCCGTGAGCCATTGGATTTGTTGCAGGAGTTGGAAGAAGTCTTGGGCATCGCTAGCTATCCGATGAACTGGCCGATTGGTATGGGGAAATCTTTCGAGGGTCTCTATGACCTTCATAACAAACGCTTGGAACTCTACCGAGGTGATGAGCGTTTTGCAAGCTTGGACGAGGGTGACAAGCTCTTTGGTTCTAACCCCTTTTATGCACAAGTTCTAGATGATATTGAACTTTTGGCGGAAGCTGGGAATGAATTTTCAGAACAGGCGATTTTGGACGGCGATTTGACACCTGTTTTCTTCGGCTCAGCCCTGACAAACTTTGGTGTGCAGACCTTCCTGGATACATTCTTGGAGTTTGCTCCAGAGCCACATGGTCACAAGACAACGACAGGGGATGTCATTGACCCGCTCAACAAGGACTTTTCAGGTTTTGTCTTCAAAATCCAAGCTAACATGGACCCTCGTCACCGCGACCGCATTGCCTTTGTCCGTGTGGTTTCGGGCGAATTTGAACGCGGTATGGCAGTTAACCTGCCTCGTACAGGCAAGGGAGCCAAGTTGTCCAACGTGACGCAGTTCATGGCAGAATCTCGTGAGAATGTGGAAAATGCAGTGGCGGGTGACATTATCGGGGTTTACGATACAGGGACCTATCAGGTAGGAGATACCTTGACCGTAGGCAAGAACAAGTTTGAATTCGAACCGCTACCGACCTTTACCCCTGAAATTTTTATGAAAGTTTCTGCTAAAAACGTCATGAAACAAAAATCCTTCCACAAGGGAATCGAGCAACTGGTGCAAGAAGGAGCTATCCAGCTCTACAAGAACTACCAGACAGGCGAGTATATGCTAGGTGCCGTTGGTCAGCTCCAGTTTGAAGTTTTCAAACACCGCATGGAAGGCGAGTACAATGCCGAGGTAGTCATGACCCCAATGGGTAAAAAGACTGTCCGTTGGATCAAGCCAGAAGACCTGGATGAACGCATGTCATCAAGCCGCAACATCCTAGCCAAAGACCGCTTTGACCAACCAGTTTTCCTTTTTGAAAACGACTTCGCCCTCCGCTGGTTCGCGGACAAATATCCGGATGTGGAGTTGGAAGAGAAGATGTAG
- a CDS encoding TIGR02206 family membrane protein — protein MSDFFSNQISEAPNLNVLEHLFLMIIWFFMLRLCFRCYQKRWFHIVFWWLQFIQIVSLYTWYIVADFPLSESLPFYHCRLAMLFILWAKPGPLKRYFAYLGLFGSLSAFIHPVFDPFAFPHLTFFTFVIGHYALTVNCMLYLLSDLEGEMLKGKEVVKYTLIMNMLILGVALLTGGNYGFLRQAPLVNTNNLPLNFFLVTCLLCFSILSIQAMLIAYLKKESKQMNSQILKK, from the coding sequence ATGAGTGATTTTTTTAGCAATCAGATTTCTGAAGCACCGAACCTGAACGTATTGGAACATCTGTTTCTCATGATTATTTGGTTTTTCATGCTCCGTCTTTGTTTTCGTTGTTATCAAAAAAGATGGTTTCATATTGTTTTTTGGTGGCTTCAATTTATACAGATTGTCTCCCTTTATACTTGGTATATCGTAGCTGATTTTCCTCTTTCAGAGAGTCTTCCTTTTTATCATTGTCGCTTGGCCATGCTCTTTATTCTTTGGGCGAAGCCCGGACCTCTGAAACGTTATTTTGCTTATCTCGGTCTTTTCGGATCGCTTTCGGCCTTTATTCATCCGGTATTTGATCCATTTGCTTTCCCACACCTTACCTTCTTTACTTTTGTTATTGGCCACTATGCCTTGACCGTTAATTGTATGTTGTACCTGTTATCTGATTTAGAAGGGGAGATGTTGAAGGGGAAAGAGGTAGTGAAATATACGCTTATTATGAATATGCTGATTCTAGGAGTAGCTCTTTTAACTGGTGGAAATTATGGATTTTTAAGACAGGCACCTTTAGTGAATACTAATAATCTTCCTTTGAATTTCTTCTTGGTAACTTGCCTACTCTGTTTCTCTATTTTGAGTATACAAGCTATGCTGATTGCCTATTTGAAAAAAGAAAGCAAACAAATGAATTCGCAGATATTGAAAAAATAA
- a CDS encoding ATP-binding cassette domain-containing protein, with protein sequence MFHYLKKCRSEFFIYSLVSVVYALILAATGFVYARVSESALSGNQQVFLISSLIAVGFFICDIYFDYLPRYLKFKLVNRIMELTRNELVATYAVEDIAQFEEKASSDRVSVLVNHLDVLENGFLIPGLSMVTSVLVFTFSLIGALYLQGTMTIIMLVLCFIPFLAPLINNKILAHTTKESQEEKNVYLKRFSEFVQAFSFIRISNITLVFEKNLETSSQEYAKRAILFSKKQSQTYAVSYGLSSIVYSGSWIIGGIFVFQGMLKISDLIAMTTLMGTVASPIQTMSGLITEYLASRTVVEELTNILKGQPHEDKVQQELTEPIRTLTLDRVSSHNQQHPIFDNFSYQFLADKKYAIVGKSGSGKTTLLRLLLGVQSPDEGAIFINQINLSEVAQASYFDKMYYLPQKTAIFATTIGDNLTLFETLDEAKALKCLEQVGLLDWFERQEAGFDTPLSSSKQLSGGEERRFDLARALYRDAEVLLFDEPTTGLDSENEAFIAETLSNIKEKLLIVVTHSQSESFLSVFDEKVEL encoded by the coding sequence ATGTTCCATTACCTAAAAAAGTGTCGTTCAGAATTTTTTATCTATAGCTTGGTTTCAGTTGTTTATGCTCTGATTTTAGCAGCGACAGGTTTCGTCTATGCTCGGGTTTCTGAGTCGGCTTTGTCTGGAAATCAGCAGGTATTTTTGATAAGTTCTCTTATAGCAGTTGGATTCTTCATTTGTGATATTTATTTTGATTATTTACCACGCTATCTCAAGTTTAAATTGGTCAATCGTATCATGGAATTGACAAGAAATGAGTTGGTTGCAACCTATGCAGTAGAGGATATTGCTCAATTTGAAGAAAAAGCAAGCTCAGATAGGGTAAGTGTTTTAGTGAATCATTTAGATGTATTAGAAAATGGCTTTTTAATACCAGGTTTATCAATGGTAACGAGTGTCCTTGTATTTACTTTCTCCTTAATTGGAGCACTTTACTTGCAAGGAACAATGACTATTATCATGTTGGTGCTTTGTTTTATCCCTTTCTTAGCACCGTTGATAAATAATAAAATTTTGGCTCATACGACTAAAGAAAGTCAAGAAGAGAAAAATGTCTATTTAAAACGATTTAGTGAGTTTGTACAAGCATTTTCTTTCATACGTATTAGTAATATTACGCTAGTCTTTGAAAAGAACCTAGAGACTTCTAGTCAAGAATACGCTAAAAGAGCCATCCTATTTTCCAAAAAGCAATCTCAAACCTATGCAGTATCTTACGGTTTGAGTAGTATTGTCTATTCTGGTTCATGGATTATTGGAGGTATCTTTGTTTTCCAAGGGATGCTGAAAATTTCAGACTTGATTGCTATGACCACACTAATGGGAACGGTTGCTAGTCCCATTCAAACCATGTCAGGACTGATTACAGAGTATCTTGCTAGTCGAACGGTCGTGGAAGAATTGACGAATATTCTGAAAGGACAACCACATGAAGACAAAGTCCAACAAGAGTTGACAGAACCTATAAGGACTTTAACTTTAGATAGGGTTAGTTCCCATAATCAACAACACCCTATATTTGACAACTTTTCTTATCAATTTCTTGCTGATAAAAAATATGCTATCGTTGGTAAAAGTGGTAGTGGGAAGACGACATTGCTGAGACTCTTGCTAGGTGTTCAATCACCAGATGAGGGGGCGATTTTCATAAATCAGATTAATCTTTCAGAAGTGGCTCAGGCTTCCTATTTTGATAAGATGTATTATCTACCACAAAAAACAGCTATTTTTGCAACAACTATAGGAGATAACTTGACACTGTTTGAAACTTTGGATGAGGCTAAAGCCCTGAAATGTTTAGAACAAGTAGGGTTGCTGGACTGGTTTGAGAGACAGGAGGCTGGATTCGATACACCTTTATCCTCCTCTAAACAACTATCGGGTGGTGAAGAGCGGAGATTTGATTTGGCGCGGGCCCTTTATAGAGATGCGGAGGTCTTACTATTTGATGAACCAACAACGGGGTTAGATAGTGAGAATGAGGCTTTTATTGCAGAGACTCTTTCTAATATTAAAGAGAAATTGTTGATAGTGGTTACTCATTCACAAAGTGAATCATTCTTATCCGTTTTTGATGAGAAGGTTGAGTTATGA
- a CDS encoding cation-translocating P-type ATPase yields MNKKIKGLSTKEVQERIQNQQTNHFKTKTSASNWEIFRRNVFTSFNALNFAIFLALLAVQAWSNLFFFGVIVLNAVSGMLTEWRARRMIDKLNLMNKDFIRVVRDGETISIAPEDIVLDDVLLLSAGEQVPSDAIVLEGIAEANEAMLTGESDLIVKNNGAELLSGSYLVSGQIYAKVIHVGAENYANKLMLEAKTHKPIVSRILYNMDKIAKFTGKIIIPFGLALFLEAFFIKLLPLKDSVITSSTALLGMLPKGIALLTITSLLTAVIKLGMKNVLVQEMYSVETLARVDVLCLDKTGTITQGKMTVENLLPLNNHYSLDTIQQILATYIQTSEDTNSTAQAIRKEYGDLEHHYKASHIIPFSSDRKWGAMTIENIGRIFLGAPEMLLTQNPPSVSEAQARGSRVLILALSQQSLPSSQNQLPENIEPLALLEIADPIREDAAETLAYLRSQEVILKIISGDNPVTVSHIAKEAGFADYDSYIDCSKVDDEALIARAETTAIFGRVSPHQKKLLIQTLKAQGHTTAMTGDGVNDILALREADCSIVMAEGDPATRQIANLVLLDSEFRDIPEILFEGRRVVNNISHIAPIFLIKTIYSFLLGLICIASIALGKAEYLLVFPFIQIQMTLIGQFVEGFPPFILTFERNIRPVEKHFLRKSLLLALPNALMVVLSVLIFHLLQVFGYLNLHDMQTLSYYVLGSTGLLAVIRACLPLTKARLALIIYSVFGFFISSHFLHGLIEIHPLNSHTLPIYSGLMLIFIPVFFWISYKQGAFKN; encoded by the coding sequence ATGAACAAAAAAATAAAAGGTTTATCAACCAAGGAAGTACAAGAACGTATTCAAAACCAGCAAACCAATCATTTTAAGACAAAGACCAGCGCCAGTAATTGGGAAATCTTCAGACGAAATGTGTTTACATCTTTTAACGCACTCAATTTTGCCATTTTCTTAGCCTTACTAGCTGTTCAGGCATGGTCCAACCTTTTCTTCTTCGGAGTCATTGTCCTCAACGCTGTTTCAGGAATGCTGACAGAATGGCGGGCACGACGAATGATTGACAAACTCAACCTGATGAACAAGGATTTTATCCGAGTTGTTCGTGACGGCGAGACAATCTCTATTGCACCAGAAGATATTGTCTTAGATGATGTTCTCTTGCTGTCTGCTGGCGAACAAGTTCCTAGTGATGCTATTGTTTTAGAAGGTATAGCCGAGGCAAACGAGGCCATGTTAACTGGTGAAAGCGACTTGATTGTGAAAAATAATGGGGCTGAATTATTGTCTGGTAGCTATCTAGTTAGCGGACAGATTTATGCAAAAGTCATCCATGTTGGCGCAGAAAACTATGCCAATAAGCTCATGCTTGAGGCGAAAACTCACAAACCTATCGTCTCTCGTATTCTTTACAATATGGATAAAATTGCTAAATTTACAGGAAAAATTATCATTCCATTCGGACTCGCTCTTTTTCTAGAAGCCTTTTTCATCAAACTTCTTCCCTTAAAAGACTCAGTTATTACCAGCTCTACTGCCCTACTAGGTATGTTACCAAAGGGAATTGCTCTGCTAACCATCACTTCTCTCTTAACTGCCGTTATCAAACTTGGAATGAAAAATGTCCTCGTACAAGAAATGTATTCCGTCGAAACACTTGCCCGAGTTGATGTTCTTTGTTTGGATAAGACCGGAACGATTACTCAGGGGAAAATGACCGTCGAAAACCTGCTCCCCTTAAACAACCATTATTCACTTGACACTATCCAACAGATACTCGCTACCTATATCCAGACAAGTGAGGATACTAATTCAACAGCTCAGGCCATTCGAAAAGAATATGGTGATTTAGAGCACCACTATAAAGCTAGTCACATCATTCCATTTTCTAGTGATAGAAAATGGGGAGCAATGACAATAGAAAACATTGGTCGCATTTTTCTAGGGGCACCAGAAATGTTACTAACACAAAATCCTCCTTCTGTTTCTGAGGCACAGGCTCGTGGTTCCCGTGTCCTGATTCTTGCGCTTAGCCAACAGTCCCTTCCTTCTTCTCAAAATCAGCTACCTGAGAATATTGAACCTCTAGCTCTATTAGAAATTGCCGACCCAATCCGAGAAGACGCCGCAGAAACACTAGCCTATCTTCGCTCGCAAGAGGTGATACTAAAAATAATCTCTGGCGACAATCCTGTGACTGTCTCACACATTGCTAAGGAAGCTGGATTTGCTGACTACGATAGTTATATCGATTGTTCCAAAGTTGACGACGAAGCACTAATTGCCAGAGCTGAAACAACCGCCATTTTCGGTCGCGTATCCCCACATCAGAAAAAATTGCTCATCCAAACCCTCAAAGCACAGGGACATACTACTGCAATGACCGGTGATGGGGTCAATGATATTCTTGCACTACGCGAAGCTGATTGTTCCATTGTTATGGCAGAAGGCGATCCCGCTACTAGACAAATCGCTAATCTAGTCCTCCTAGATTCTGAATTTCGAGATATTCCTGAGATTCTCTTTGAGGGACGACGCGTTGTTAATAACATCTCCCACATTGCTCCCATCTTTCTTATCAAAACAATCTACTCTTTCTTACTTGGCCTTATCTGTATCGCTAGTATCGCCCTAGGTAAAGCAGAATATTTGTTAGTTTTCCCATTTATTCAGATACAAATGACCCTCATTGGTCAATTTGTTGAAGGTTTTCCTCCTTTTATCCTAACCTTTGAACGAAATATCCGCCCCGTAGAAAAACATTTTCTCAGAAAATCTCTTCTCTTAGCCCTACCAAATGCTCTCATGGTTGTTCTCAGTGTCCTTATTTTCCATTTACTGCAAGTCTTTGGATACTTAAACTTGCATGACATGCAAACCCTCTCTTATTATGTTCTTGGTTCAACAGGTCTACTGGCTGTCATTCGTGCCTGTTTGCCACTGACAAAAGCTCGACTGGCTCTTATTATTTATTCCGTTTTCGGTTTCTTCATCAGCTCCCATTTCCTACACGGTCTGATTGAAATCCACCCCCTAAACAGTCACACATTGCCAATCTATTCTGGATTAATGCTTATTTTTATCCCTGTCTTTTTCTGGATTAGCTACAAACAAGGCGCATTTAAAAACTAA